The Dokdonia sp. 4H-3-7-5 genomic interval TGGAATCACTTCAGATGACACGTACAATATCCTCTTATCTTTCATATATGTAAAAATTAGGTTGTTAATCTATTCAAAAAACACGCAAAAGTACAAATTTTTACGCACTTAGTCTTAATATTAGTAAGTTTGCATCCCGTTAAAATTATAATAAAGTGCAAGCAATAACAGCTCATAAACAGATTTCTAAAATCGTTCATCAAGCAAAAAGCAATGGCAAATCCGTAGGTTTTGTCCCTACAATGGGCGCCCTACATCATGGACATGCATCACTTATTGATTATGCATTCAAAGATTGTGCCCTAATCATAGTAAGCATTTTTGTTAATCCTACACAATTCAATAACGCCTCAGACTTAGACAAGTATCCTCGCACTCTCGATAAAGATCTAGACTTTCTAGCCCATTATGGAGATAAGGTAATAGTATACGCACCAACGGCTACAGAAGTCTATGGGAATGAAGTTTCATCTACCCCTTATAACTTTGGAACCATAGAGAAGGTTATGGAGGGAGAGCACAGACCAGGACATTTTGATGGTGTAGGCACTGTTTTAAATCTTCTTTTTAGACAAGTAAATCCGGATAAAGCGTATTTTGGAGAGAAAGATTATCAACAGCTTGCCATTGTGCGTAAGCTTGTAGAAAAAGAAAAGCTACCTATAGAAATTATAGGCTGCCCTATACATAGACAAGAAGACGGCCTTGCCATGAGCAGTCGCAACGCACGACTTACTGAGAATCAACTTGCTATCGCGCCTTTTATTTATGAAGTGCTGCGGTATGTGAAGAGTAATTTTGACAGACACTCTGCGATACAATTGAGAAGGTATGTTTCAGCGGCTTTTGAGAAAAAGGAAGGTCTCGAGCTTGAATACTTTGAGATTGCAAATATTAAAAATTTAAGTACGCTTTCGCGAAAGCGTAAAAACCAACAATACCGAGCTTTTCTTGCCGTTTATGCTGGTGAGATTAGACTTATAGATAATATAGCCCTAAATTAAACTTATTATTACCTTTGCC includes:
- the panC gene encoding pantoate--beta-alanine ligase, with protein sequence MQAITAHKQISKIVHQAKSNGKSVGFVPTMGALHHGHASLIDYAFKDCALIIVSIFVNPTQFNNASDLDKYPRTLDKDLDFLAHYGDKVIVYAPTATEVYGNEVSSTPYNFGTIEKVMEGEHRPGHFDGVGTVLNLLFRQVNPDKAYFGEKDYQQLAIVRKLVEKEKLPIEIIGCPIHRQEDGLAMSSRNARLTENQLAIAPFIYEVLRYVKSNFDRHSAIQLRRYVSAAFEKKEGLELEYFEIANIKNLSTLSRKRKNQQYRAFLAVYAGEIRLIDNIALN